In Williamwhitmania sp., a genomic segment contains:
- a CDS encoding lipid-binding protein, which translates to MKKGLILLMFGAAVLSFGISSCNKIDSLDDYKNVNVGQTATMPLNGEYWVKVDIGVIGATDTTWYADGLGWGWIRIQLYNTASNTKDSIWFSDPNGWWAVAKTACVPSETLIKASVPVDNMDPREAGQTVTFLGGKVFLKGTITPGGSVADSISLSTMYSDADPTYIFRYGGYRRTGFQEDEN; encoded by the coding sequence TGAAAAAAGGATTAATATTATTGATGTTCGGAGCCGCTGTCCTTTCATTTGGCATCAGTTCTTGTAATAAGATCGATAGTTTGGACGATTACAAGAATGTGAATGTCGGCCAAACTGCTACTATGCCACTCAATGGAGAATATTGGGTTAAGGTGGATATAGGTGTTATTGGAGCTACAGATACTACTTGGTATGCTGATGGACTTGGGTGGGGTTGGATAAGAATACAGTTGTATAATACAGCGTCCAACACTAAGGATTCTATCTGGTTTAGTGATCCTAATGGTTGGTGGGCAGTAGCTAAAACTGCTTGCGTACCGTCTGAAACGCTGATTAAAGCTAGTGTACCAGTTGATAACATGGATCCACGCGAAGCTGGTCAAACGGTTACGTTTCTAGGTGGTAAGGTGTTCCTTAAGGGGACTATTACTCCAGGTGGTAGTGTTGCTGACAGTATTAGCCTTTCCACTATGTATAGTGATGCTGACCCAACATATATTTTTAGATATGGGGGCTACCGTCGTACTGGTTTTCAGGAGGACGAAAACTAG
- the cysC gene encoding adenylyl-sulfate kinase, with product MVENIFPVFKGMLEREVKENRLKQRGVVVWLTGLSGSGKTSIAIAVEQELSGLGFLTQILDGDNIRAGLNSNLGFTAEDRLENIRRIAETAKLFAHCGVITICCFVSPEVNMREKAKQIIGEGDFYEVFVNTSMETCEQRDVKGLYKKAREGKIEHFTGVNAPFEAPLNPFLELKTEGYSVMECASILVNAMMDRIKLK from the coding sequence ATGGTAGAGAATATATTTCCCGTTTTTAAAGGAATGCTAGAGCGCGAGGTAAAGGAGAATCGCTTGAAGCAGAGAGGCGTTGTGGTTTGGCTAACCGGACTTTCGGGCAGCGGAAAAACATCCATTGCCATTGCTGTTGAGCAGGAACTGTCTGGATTAGGTTTTTTAACTCAGATTCTGGATGGTGATAATATTCGTGCTGGGTTAAATAGCAACCTTGGCTTTACTGCCGAGGATAGATTGGAGAATATTCGTCGCATTGCTGAGACTGCTAAACTCTTTGCTCACTGTGGGGTTATTACTATCTGCTGTTTTGTTAGCCCGGAGGTCAACATGCGTGAAAAGGCTAAGCAGATAATCGGTGAGGGGGACTTTTATGAGGTTTTTGTTAATACCTCAATGGAGACCTGCGAGCAGAGAGATGTTAAGGGGCTTTACAAAAAGGCAAGAGAAGGGAAAATAGAGCATTTTACGGGAGTTAATGCACCGTTTGAAGCTCCCTTAAATCCATTTTTGGAACTTAAAACCGAAGGCTATTCAGTTATGGAGTGTGCTTCGATTTTGGTGAATGCAATGATGGATCGAATAAAGTTGAAGTAA
- the cysD gene encoding sulfate adenylyltransferase subunit CysD, giving the protein MDRIVLNHLRELEAESIYVIREVVAQFENPVMLFSGGKDSIVMFHLARKAFWPAKVPFSLMHIDTGHNFQETLDFRDQLVAEAGVKIFVRYVQDSINSGRAIEEKGINASRNKNQTVALLDGLEELKVDCAMGGGRRDEEKARAKERFFSHRDEFGQWDPKNQRPELWNLFNGRKLMGEHFRVFPISNWTEMDVWQYILLENIALPSLYFSHEREVFERDGVLYAQSDFMQMKPTEKLEKRIVRFRTIGDMTCTGAVESVAQSLEDIIEEVAATRVTERGTRADDKRSEAAMEDRKIEGYF; this is encoded by the coding sequence ATGGATAGAATTGTATTGAATCATTTGCGCGAGTTGGAGGCTGAATCCATTTATGTGATTCGGGAGGTGGTAGCGCAGTTTGAGAATCCAGTCATGCTTTTTTCCGGCGGCAAGGATTCCATTGTCATGTTTCATTTGGCACGCAAGGCTTTTTGGCCTGCAAAAGTGCCTTTCTCCCTTATGCATATAGATACGGGCCATAATTTTCAGGAGACACTTGACTTTCGTGATCAGCTGGTTGCAGAGGCCGGAGTGAAAATCTTCGTGCGCTATGTTCAGGATTCCATCAATAGTGGCCGTGCTATCGAGGAGAAAGGAATTAATGCTAGCCGAAATAAGAATCAAACTGTTGCTTTGCTCGACGGGTTGGAGGAGCTCAAGGTTGATTGTGCCATGGGTGGCGGCCGTCGTGATGAGGAGAAAGCTCGTGCCAAGGAGCGATTCTTTTCTCACAGAGATGAATTTGGACAGTGGGACCCAAAAAACCAGCGACCCGAGCTATGGAACCTATTCAACGGTAGAAAGCTCATGGGGGAGCATTTTAGAGTTTTCCCCATTAGTAATTGGACCGAAATGGATGTATGGCAATACATACTACTTGAAAATATAGCCTTACCTTCGCTTTACTTTTCTCATGAACGAGAAGTTTTTGAGCGTGACGGCGTACTATATGCTCAATCGGACTTTATGCAGATGAAACCAACTGAAAAGTTGGAAAAGAGGATCGTTCGCTTTCGAACCATTGGTGACATGACCTGTACTGGTGCTGTTGAGTCGGTGGCACAAAGTCTTGAAGATATAATTGAAGAGGTGGCTGCAACTCGTGTAACTGAGCGAGGTACTAGAGCTGACGATAAGCGTTCAGAGGCAGCAATGGAGGATAGAAAAATTGAGGGATACTTTTAA
- a CDS encoding GTP-binding protein, which yields MSSFNNGDDLSMNTRGYLDMELLRFTTAGSVDDGKSTLIGRLLYDSKAIFEDQLEAIHQASIKRGHEHVDLALLTDGLRAEREQGITIDVAYRYFATPRRKFIIADTPGHIQYTRNMVTGASTANLAIILVDARNGVLEQTIRHSYIAALLGIPQVIFCINKMDLVDFSQEVFNRIKTNLVELAKQVGLGQTWYMPISALKGDNVVTQSEAMPWFTGKPLLELLETVEVIRHEKSDAARFPVQYVIRPQSEKFHDYRSYAGRIAGGTFRVGDKVVVLPSGLKSSIAAIDFASEPLQEAYQPMSVSLRLTDDVDISRGNLIVKEGEEPRSGQELEIMSCWLNEQPVVVGGKYILRHTTSELRCIIKEIVYKVNINTLKKVLDDKQVGPNDIALLRVKLTKPIFFDSYNLNRNTGSVILIDEATNATVCAGMIN from the coding sequence ATGAGCAGTTTTAATAACGGCGACGATTTAAGCATGAATACTCGAGGCTACCTCGATATGGAGCTGCTGCGGTTTACTACGGCTGGCAGCGTCGACGACGGAAAGAGCACGTTGATTGGTAGGTTACTTTACGATAGCAAGGCAATATTTGAGGATCAGCTGGAAGCAATACACCAGGCAAGCATAAAGCGGGGACACGAACATGTCGATTTGGCCCTGCTTACCGATGGTTTGCGTGCTGAGCGAGAGCAGGGGATTACCATAGACGTTGCATATCGTTACTTTGCAACACCACGAAGGAAGTTTATTATTGCCGATACTCCAGGTCACATTCAATACACGCGTAATATGGTGACCGGTGCCTCTACCGCCAACCTGGCTATTATTTTGGTTGATGCACGGAATGGTGTTTTGGAGCAAACCATACGCCACTCCTATATTGCAGCCCTATTGGGAATTCCACAGGTGATTTTTTGCATTAATAAGATGGACCTCGTTGACTTTAGTCAGGAGGTTTTTAACCGCATAAAGACCAATCTCGTAGAGTTGGCAAAGCAGGTTGGTCTTGGCCAAACCTGGTATATGCCCATAAGTGCGCTCAAGGGCGACAATGTAGTAACACAATCGGAGGCCATGCCCTGGTTTACAGGAAAGCCTTTGTTAGAGTTGCTTGAGACCGTAGAGGTTATTCGGCACGAGAAATCTGATGCTGCACGATTCCCTGTTCAATATGTTATTCGCCCTCAGAGCGAAAAATTTCATGATTATCGCAGCTACGCTGGACGAATTGCCGGCGGCACTTTTAGGGTAGGCGACAAGGTGGTTGTTCTTCCTTCTGGGTTAAAGTCTTCCATTGCGGCTATCGATTTTGCTAGTGAGCCACTGCAAGAAGCCTATCAGCCCATGTCCGTATCACTTCGCTTAACGGATGATGTAGATATTAGCAGAGGCAACCTAATTGTGAAGGAGGGCGAGGAGCCACGGAGTGGGCAGGAGTTGGAGATAATGTCGTGCTGGTTAAATGAGCAGCCAGTTGTAGTTGGTGGGAAGTATATACTAAGGCATACCACCTCAGAGCTGCGATGCATTATAAAGGAGATCGTTTACAAGGTAAATATTAATACGCTGAAAAAGGTGTTAGACGATAAGCAGGTAGGCCCTAACGACATTGCATTACTTCGTGTAAAACTTACAAAACCCATTTTCTTTGACTCTTACAACCTAAATCGAAACACGGGAAGCGTAATCCTGATTGATGAGGCTACAAATGCTACAGTTTGTGCTGGGATGATTAACTAA
- a CDS encoding C40 family peptidase, producing MGKFPFKYKLNSKKAIAVETIVPMRREPSESSEMVSQLLWGEPIEINDTAESWLLVQSMADGYQGWVSSNMVKALSDAEFATIANAALIITSMVDQCHIGEANMEYTMPPGAFIFEREPKGGYFHPTAGSLTFKNQVAAAKPTDVTTTAMHFINSPYLWGGKSIFGLDCSGFTQTIYRIHDIFIPRDASQQASTGKTVDFITEVQPGDLAFFDNEEGLITHVGLIASEGKIIHASGRVRIDSIDHQGIFNNEKSIYTHKLRIIKRIFLQ from the coding sequence ATGGGAAAGTTCCCGTTTAAATACAAACTAAACAGCAAAAAGGCCATCGCGGTGGAAACCATCGTCCCTATGCGAAGAGAACCATCTGAATCCTCAGAAATGGTATCGCAGCTGCTGTGGGGCGAACCGATTGAGATTAATGATACTGCTGAATCGTGGCTGTTAGTTCAATCAATGGCCGATGGGTATCAAGGCTGGGTTAGCAGCAATATGGTAAAAGCACTCTCCGATGCAGAATTTGCTACCATTGCCAATGCTGCTCTAATAATTACCTCAATGGTAGACCAATGCCATATTGGGGAAGCAAACATGGAATATACGATGCCGCCCGGAGCTTTTATTTTCGAAAGGGAGCCCAAAGGAGGTTACTTTCACCCTACAGCAGGGTCGTTAACCTTCAAAAACCAAGTTGCTGCAGCTAAGCCTACAGATGTTACTACCACAGCAATGCACTTTATTAATTCCCCATATCTGTGGGGTGGCAAATCCATCTTTGGACTCGACTGCTCTGGTTTTACGCAAACAATATATCGGATACACGACATATTTATACCTAGAGATGCCTCACAACAAGCATCAACAGGCAAAACTGTCGATTTTATTACGGAAGTTCAGCCGGGGGATCTTGCATTTTTTGACAACGAGGAAGGGCTTATAACACACGTTGGCCTTATTGCCTCTGAGGGTAAAATCATACATGCTTCTGGAAGGGTTAGAATAGATAGCATTGATCATCAAGGAATTTTCAATAACGAAAAAAGTATCTACACCCATAAGCTGCGCATAATTAAGCGAATTTTTTTACAATAA